In Phragmites australis chromosome 18, lpPhrAust1.1, whole genome shotgun sequence, the genomic window TCACCATTCTCGCCACTGTAGCTCCGCGGTCGCCGATTCTTCCCCGCAAGCTACCAAGAAGCACAACAAGCTCGTTGTCATCCCTGTGCCGCTCTCTATCGACCGGAATCCTGACGGGAACTCACCCGCGCTGGAAGCCAAGCCATTCTGCCACCACCCCACCATAGCTTCATCGGCCGCCATACAGCTTCTCACCGTTTTCAAGCTCGGTGAGCATCCCGGTCCCCTCGCGCACCCTCCTAGCTAGCGGAATGTTGTTAGCATGCTCTCTCTCTTCGTGTAGTCGTGTTTAGCCATGCGTTTGGCCCTTCACTGTCGTGCCATGGTCATCACCAGCGTGCATATACCCTTGTGTGTGGTCCAGCCTTCGTGCTGAGTAGCCTAGGGAGCTCTAGGCCCCTTTTCCCTGTAGGTTGACCACGCGTAGTTGAGGGGTGGAATTGTCCAGTTTCTCCGCACCGCCGCCGTCTTCCCCGACCGCCGTCCGGCACTGCCTCGAGCACTGCCTGCCGTCGATGAGCTTCTAGACAAATTCCCCGTAGTTCATAGATGCCCATCACGTCTTCATCGTCGTCAGTCCTCGCCAGGAGCGTGATTCCGGTGAGCTCTCCAGTGTGGCTCTATCGCGATTGCTCACTGCCGGTTGATCCCCTTCGCCGTTACGCTAGCGAGCAAGCCCACGCGCGTGGCTGGGCCTGCTCTCACCCCTATGCAGCCCGGCCGATTGGACCGTGGCTCAGCCCACACACCGTAGGCCTGCCAGCCCATCCACCAAAGGCCTCACCCTAATGGGCCAACCCAACATTGCAACCCACAAACCGGCCAGCCTTACCTGAGCGGGCCAGTACTATACAGCCTAGTACTGTGCAGTCTGGCCCGATCCATCCTAACCCAGACTAGGCCCAATCTGAGCCCATTCTAGCCCAACCAAgtattgttcatgtgggccTCACCGGATTACTATTTAATTGGGTCCCACCTATAAATAGTGCAATTTtgtatttttcaaattttagatTAGATCTTACATGAGTCATAACTTTTCCATTTTGACTCcaatttcggtgattctttttaccgaaattcatctaaatttgagatctacctatctatcatagtgtgatatccattaggactcatttggcttttcttttggtgttatttgattcttttctaGTATAACCCGTTAAAGATCGTAGTCACGATTGCAGATCCgccagaattctgcgagtgctgcgcggGAAGCATCGGGAGtgaggaagatcctgactacaaccaaaaCATTGAAGAGAACCTCAGAGAAGGCAAgccctatctccttgatcatattaaacaTATGTTTTCaattaatctacatgatcaactaaaactggacttatatcgcataTGCTATGTACTACTCTTTTACAAACTGTTTGTAATAGTTAATCGTATCAACACTTGTTGTGccttaaatatatatatgtatatatgtatatatgtatgtatatatatatatatgtatatatgtatatatgtataggacacctattctatactcctaggagtatgtactcccacatgcaatataccacctaaacaaacactttatactcttttatcatttttagtatactctaatactaattctaagatacttcaatatgaattgtatgaaaaaaaattcaatgttagcctttcatttttgctatatactcttttttatacataaaagaagtatatacgcaaattatgataaaaatcatgaaatttcataaaaaatttcgtgggatttgtattgtagtatcttataattactaatgaagtatatttaaagtgataaagaagtataacacacgtgtaaaagtggtatatgagaggtgggagtacatacacccaggagtacatactagttttcctatatgtatatatatatatatatatatatatatatatatatatatatatatatatattaatgacagatggcgccttgatatctagcatgcttaggattgaatacgtttTCTCGAAGACATCGCTTTTAAAACGCCTctcctcagagataagatttactgttattaatgataactcatataccatgaatccttaatggttgtgaaatccttgatgtcatgtgggatgtggacggtggtgtgtaaaaatgaAATGAGTGAAATCTATTTTTGCGGCAGCAGGTGGAGTAgaactctggatgaggatgctcctaggAGCTTGAGTTATCTCTGTGGTATTCACTGCCAGAAGATACTTGCCCTGGCCAATTAAGGAACGAGTCATTTCTTCACCATGTTTAAGCAActcccgtgcaaccatgcatcatgaatgggcaggacttgactgtTCTTCACCGGACcaggttgggcatcatactaggaggctgggaAGCGGCGAGAGGCCAAGTGTCCATCTACCCTTTTGTCTAAATATTTCAAGAAACGGTATAGCCAATCTAGCCAATCTGGTATTCAGTCCAAGGACTCTGAGACTTGGGATGTCTCGAAGAAAAGTCcgacaggaaaggtgattgaagtgtcttggtatgattcACTCCTGCGCTTGCAAtgattggaggctgagcatatcgcgtgggtataGTGTaaaacctctgcagagtgtaaaactatttgaatagccatatccacagtcatggacatgcgaaggcagaagctttttgactagactccgggtgTGTCTttatgagtgagtgtgtggactagatgtccgtgtgatgattTTACTAGCTCAAtctgccagaagctgtgtggtactagaggtacaccagaggtGATGATAGTGACTGCGGAGTGAaatgtagcccctcccaggatcgAAAACCCCCAAATATAGCTTGTTAcatggttttgaactatttaaagtgttttaaagtcaatcataaaTGATATAGTTGAATACCTgtataaactgctttacgcttaaaactaaatcgtaaagtcttatccttgaattacccctttatacatctatcaataccataaagtaccttttgtactcactcttgctatcattcagatgaggaagccgatgccgACTTCGCCGAAGGTGAAGGCAAGAATGAAGATTAGTCTTAGAGGTCGCGTTCGCACCCCAGCTACTTGTGGCTTTGGGTCTTTGCTTTCCGCTGAGTTTTACTAGCCGctaggccaggtttgtaatatacggtttggtttgtaaccttttgtactttgAATCGTAATAtttatgtatgaagtttgacttttATACTACAattgttatactgtgcgtatcaactacttgatccagggattGATACGGGAGGTACAGAATGGAGATGTCTTAAGGAAAACCGCTGGAATCTTGAATGCATAGCCTACATGCCAATGAGGTATGGACCCTCtagcatctttaaggcctagcctaTGTGCTAGAGAGGTATGGACCcaccgacatcttgaaggcgtaGCCTCCATGCCGGCAAGGCCTggaccctctggcatctttaaggcctagtcCACGTGCCGGAGAGGTATAGACCCACCAGCATCATGAATGCATAGCCTTTGTGTCGGCGAAGCATGGAACTTCTGGCATCATTAAGGTATAGCCTACATGTCGGAGAGGTATGGACGAGCCAGCattttgaaggcatagcctctaTGCTGGCGAGGCATGGACCCTCTAGCATCTTTAAGATCTAGTCTATGTGCCAAAGAAGTATGGAATcgccagcatcttgaaggcatagcctccgtgcTGGCGAGGTATGGACCCTCTGGCACctttaaggcctagcctacGTGCCAGAGAGGTATGGACCcactagcatcttgaaggcaaaatcCTCCGTGGCGGAGAGGTCTAACACCTTCTGCTCCAAAAAATATGCAGGTGACGGAAAACCACTAGCCAACAAAATTCTCTCCTAACCAACTCAACTAAGCACCCCTAAAAAATCGTACCCTCCAGCAGCTAGCAGCTACAGAGTGTGAGGGGTCGGGAAAGGGGAGACAAACGAAGCGTTGGTACGACCAAAATTAAAAGGTGAAAGGTGAAGCCAACGCAGTATAATTCCATTCATACATActcatacatacatgcatacccATACATTTACATATacattcatacatacatacatacatacatactagcatccatatacatatacatatgtgtgGTACAACCACATTATAAGCCTCCATGTCTCGGCTAAATCCATGGCAATAGAGATAATATAACCTGACCTCTGCTTCGTCGCAGCCACAGAATTCGAGATGTGAGAGGGCCGAGGAGTCAGGGAGCCAAAAGGCTTGGTCGATCCTGCACAAGTTGTGGAATTTCTCTATCCCTGTTAGAACACGTCATTTTCAAAACCCTCTGACATTTTGAAGGCAGAAACCTCCATACCGGAGAGGTAATTATTTCTAAAACAATTACAGGAACAATGCAAGAGTTGACATTCCAATAAACTCGGGTGGGACTCGGAGCAGACTACCTCCCTCGTCCACACCGTCGACTCCGCCTCTAGCTTCCACCGCTATGGGCTCCGGACGGCTCCACCTCCATCacccccctcagcctcgccgacGACCCCACCTATGACATCCACCATTGAGGGGGTAGCAGGCTGCATCAGCCTCACTATTGACTCCGTCTCCAGCTCACATCACGGGGCTCCGAATGACTCCGCCTTAGTCACCACCCTCAGCCTCGCTGATGACTCCATCTCTGGCATCCACCGCTAAGGGGTAGCGGGCTACCTCAGCCTCACCGATGAATCCGCCTCTGGCTTCTGCTGCCGAGGGCTCCGGACAGCTCCGCCTCTGTCACCCTCGTCAGCCCCACCGATGATTCCACCTCcagcatccaccgctgaggggtaGTGGGCTACCTCAACCTCGCCAACGACTCTGCCTCTGGCTTCCGCCGCCAAGGGCTCCGAACAGCTCTGCCTTTGTCGCCCCACTTAGCCTCGCCAACGACTCCACCTCCGACATCCACCACTGAGTGGGTAGCAAGCTGTCTCAGCCTCACCAACAAATGCCTCAGTCTTCCACCGCTGGGGGCTCTGGATgtcttcaactccatcacccCCCTCAGCCTTGCCGATAACTCCACCTCTGGCATCCACCACTGAGGGAGTAGCAGGCTGCCTTTGCCTTGCCAATGACTCCGCCTCTGGCTTCTTCCACCgggggctccggatggctctgTCTCCATCACCCCCCTCAGCCTCACTGACGACTCTACTTCCGGCATCCACCACTAAGGGGGTAGCGAGCTGCCTCAACTTTGCCGATGACTCTACCTCTGACTTCCACCATCAGGGGCTCCAGACGGCTCCGCCTCCATCACCCCTCTTAGTCTCACCAACGACTAAACCTTCAACATCCACCACTGAGGGGTAGCGGGCTGCCTCAGCCTTACTgatgactccacctccaccgttgAGGGGTAGCGGGCTGCCTCAGCCTTACTGACGACTCCACCTCGGCTTCCACCGCCGGTGGCTCCGAACGGCTCTgcctccacccccccccccccccccagcctcACCGACGACTCCACCTCCGGTATCCACCACTAAGAGGGTAGTGGGTTGTCTCAGCCTCACAATCAACTCCATCTCCAGCTCACGCCATGAGACTTCATACAGTCTTGCCTTCCGCCGCACCTATCgttgagggggtcatggactgaCACCCTCAGCCTTCGTCATTGACTTCACCCCCAGCCTCTGTCATGAGACTCTGGATGGTCCTGCGTCCACCGGGCCTCGCCACATCTACCACTGAAGCGGTCATGGACCGACACTCGTAGCCTTCACCTCCAGCCTTCGCCTAAGTCAAATATTTTTAACTTCGACCATcaataattaaaaaatcatatagattgacAAATAAAGTTGATgttactagattcatcatgaaaaatactttcataatatataactcttttCTATCtggaataatatatttttatagatattattagtcaaagtgtCATATTGGAGACCGTGTGAATAGCCTAATGGATTTATATTTAGGATCACAAGGAGTAATAAATAGTTAAAGGTATGCGGAAGCTGATGAATAATGAATTTACATGGTGCAAGGGTTTGCAAGCCTGCCTAAAACTACATATCAAGGTAGGATGATAGTAGGTGTTCTCTAAAACATTTATTTCGGCAAGTTTTCCCCCTTGTGACTTATTTTCTACATTATCATGTATTACTGAATGTGCCAGTAAGGCTGCAAAACTAAAAGGTTATAGTATTAATAGCCCAACAAATAACAAATTACAACTTACATGAGCAtagtttaatcttgggggaCTAAGCTTCGAACAATGGGTCGAAGTGTCTGAATTAACTTTTGGAGTGTTTCTAGTTTGATCCAATATGGttcagatcatgaattcagtatggatgtgtagccctctgaataaactTTCCATAGAGTCTGAGATCATCGAAATTGGATATCAAGATCAAAAGTTATGCTGACttcagatgttccgatgtgaCTTTGGATGTTCCAATGTATCGGAGCCTCTGATTTTAAGAAATATGGGGCTCTCGGGTTCGAGTTGTTTTTTGGATCGGATGTTCGGATCCATACATTAGATGTTTCGATGTGTTATTTTTACCATATCTGACTGTTGGGATTCGAaggatcggatgttccgatctgGGAATCGGATATTTCGATCAGGGCAGAGTCTATCCagtggctagttttttagagtgggggtataaataccccttagcCTCCTTGCGTGAGGGCAAGTCTTTGAAGGGGTTTGAATGTGTTTTTCTGGTGCTTGCAAAGGCTTGAGAGGTGTTGGAAATTGGTGTTTCACCTTCGAGTTCTCCCTTTCTTTCTCTAGGATTGCTTTGTGATATCCAAGGTCTTTGTGGCTTAATGAGTAGAGAGAGGTGTGAGAGGTGCGGTGTTTTGGTAGCCCATGGTTGGTGCATTAGTTGCATGTATTTGAGCACTCGGTGTTGATCATGTGCAAGTTcgagagtttgttactcttggagaccatcGTCTCCTTGACGACTTGGTAGTGGAGTGCCggcgatctcctcaagtgaagattgtgaggaggcccAAATGTAGTggcggaactcaccatctcctgagtggaggaagagttggccatagtggagacgaggagtgcatgtgtgcaaccttatgaggaaaagggttgaaagagacctgactcaagtgtgaccaagctTTCTCAATGGAGGCGTAagatatcggtggatatccaAAATTTGataacaaatcatttgtctccGTATTTTTTTACTCTTGTATATTACATTGATTTTATTGTTTGTATGCTTATTTGCATGAgcattgagttaatttcgtgAGATTCAATctagctatttttaaatatatcggaacatccaatgAACAGTTCAGAACATCTGATGAACAATACCCACATCTGATGAATAGTATCAGAGCATACGATAAATAgtatcagaacatccgatcagTATGTTCGGACCTTCCAATTAGaatttcttgcatatcttgctagatttCAATAATCATTTTCACCCTAGTGTTGTAATCTTCACATTTGTTTAGGTTGATTATGtactagttgagtctagcatatttaggttttttccttgtgaaaattttgttagtttatttctgctgcaagtttaggccaactatTGAATAAGGGGATGAAGTTTTaaaaaacgtctattcaccccctctaggtgacatcattatCATTTCATCCTTCTAGTTATAAGTGGAGGGGAGCTGTTTGACATCCCCATTGGGGGGTTTTGGTTCTGAGTTGTCGATCTTGTTGTCAGCTGGTGTTGATAATGTTACCGGGCCTCCTAAATCGGTCGTTCCGAGGAAGGAGGTTATTGTTTTGAGATTCTTGTGCTGCAGATGGTGAGGCATTTGTCGATGTTCCACCATGGAGTTAGATGTGCTTCGGAGTTGGTTTCACGGTGTCAGATCTTGTGGCGAATTCAGTATTTGGGGTTGCTCATTAGTTCTAGTACGAGGATTATTATGTGTCTGGCATTCTGCCATATCCACCCAAGGCGACGTGAAAAGCGACATAGGTCACCGGAGATGAGAACAAAGCGGGAAGGGCATTTAAGCCTTTTCTATATAATTTCCTTATTTTCCAAGGCTATTCATGTAATCTGGGGTTTGTGCTTCATCTTTAATATAATCCCCTTCCCTTCAGAGAAAAGAAGCCTAGGAATAAACCAAGCATGCCCTGATAGAGTCTCAAAAGTACTATCATGATCACTAGTTTCAGCTCGGAAAGTGTTTCTTCAAACAACGCACATAGTTTTCACATATGTAATCTAACTTTCTAAAGAAATAAGGCGAAATTTGGCACATCACACTGAACTTTGCTGACGTTTGCCATTTCACACTGAACTTGTTATTTAGGTGATGGGCACTGCAACATCGTGGTCATTTGCCATAGGACACTACCGGCATTAATGTTTAATATCCAgcaaggagaggagagagaaatgaTGTGAAAAATCTATTTTGCCCACTCCGATTTTTTTGCTTATCTATACTTCTAACCACCGGGACCCACTTGAAAGTAtgttcctctttcttctttgtCCTCCCCTCTCTCGCCCACGCATAGGCACAACAGTTCATCGCCTCCATTTCTTGAGAGTAGAGGCAATCGAGGGTTTTTAAATTATCTCTCTCCAGATTTCTCAAAAAACATATGTTAATGGCGGTAGCGTCCTGTGGCATACGGCAACGAGTTTGCAGCATCCATTAGCTAAATACAATGAGTTTGGTGTGAAATGACAAATGCCTACAAATATCAATATCCTTTGGCAAAATTCGCCTAGAAATAGTGGTGCCTAAAATCTCCGATTGATTTTAGGTGTCTTGAATGCCATTTACTATTTTAACGGTTGTAGTGATTGTTACCGTTGAAGTGTTTCATGCTGTGTGCGAGACGAATACATGAAGGCAAAACGGGGTGCTTGCATTGCATGGACGTCATATACTTGACCCGTCCCAGCTCCCGACTTCCTCGGCAACTCCAGATCCAACCAAACGAGCCCGTCTGGACGAATAACCACGTTGGAGATGTAAAGAGCATTTGACGAATTGACGCAACCTCAGGTAGTGGTAGCATCGATGGGGCGAGGTGGGGCGagcgcggtggcggcggtgacGCTGTGGTGGCTTGCGTGGGGCGCCGGGGCGGTGTGGCTGGAGCTGGCGACGACGGCGACCAAGTGCTTGTCCGAGGAGATCCAGTCGAACGCCGTTGTCATCGGCGACTACCCCATCCTCTTCGAGGAGCACCCCGTCCGCCCCATGGTCTCCGCCAAGGTACAAACACGTAACCGAGAATTCGAGATGGATTAAAAAGATAATACTGATGCAAGCACGAATGGGACGCACACCGCTGCGTTGCAGTTCCTCTTCAAACACACACAAACATCACAAGAGCAAATGGATCATAGAGTCCGTTTGCTGATTCGTGTCGTTGAGGCAAATATGCAGTGATCGTGCATTACCACTGCAGTTTCTTCCTGGATTGTTCTTGCAGGTGACGGGGACGTCCTACACCACGCCGACAAAGTTACCCATGGCCAGTTTGCGTTTACCACGGCACAATCTGGGATCTACCTCGCCTGCTTCTGGGCGGAGAGTGTGGAAAAGGGCATGGTGATCAACCTCAATCTTGACTGGAGAGTTGGGATCGCAGCGAAAGATTGGGACTCTATTGCTAACAAAGAAAAGCTTGAGGTGAGCACAGTGGGATCAAGGAATCTAACATGCCAATGTAAACATTTTCCCAATCTGAATTTCATACTCTAGAGCTTGTCAAACTAGAAATGGCTGTTCAAGCAATCCATGGAAACTTAGACCACCTTAGATCAAAGTAAGTAAGCTTAAGTCACATTTTATACATTTACGACGGTCTAGATGACAAGTTGGTTCTCGATGCAGAGAAGCGGACATGAGAGATGTGAGCGAGTGCACGCATGTTAAGATCACATGGCTGAGCCTTATGTCCTTTGCTGTCTGTATCACAGTCTCAGTTTTGCAATTGTGTCATCTTAAACGGTTCTTCCGAAGGAAGAAACTCATCTAGACAACGCTTGTAAAGTAGTTGGGGAAAAACATACTACAAGTACTGGCTTGAGATGAGATCTGGAATTTTTTCTGGTGTATAAAGCAATTCTGTGATTAGAGTTGGTAACATTTTTGGCCTAGCATGTGGATTTAAAGAGGTACACATAAAATGAGTTACATGTTCATTTTGCTCTTGTTGACGGAAGAGAATATGTCTTCCACGAACGAAGTGCGGCGAGAGTCTCatctagagaggagactcaagtttgaaAAAGAAGAAGTAGAGAGGAAAAAGAACCAAAAACGTATTGATGGTCAAAAAGATTGGACCCCTAGCCTGATAGTCATGggtttgtatttatagtgtcgtTTAGGGTGTAAATGTGCAAGCatacccttacagagatagcgatacaaaCTATTACTATACCACAGGGACCTAAGGCCGATCGAATCGTATAGCATAGGCTTAGGTACGATGCATTTACCCttaatcagaagatattatctactatagcaATACAATTGTGCAATTGGCTCTAACGCAGTGGTACTCAACCGGTCGCCTATTGCGGCACCGCTATCCAAGGTGTCAGTCCGGCTCCCACTTACGCTGGAATGTCAGGGTGGCTActacttgcaccggcattaactGTCAATCACTTCATGTCAGGCCAGTTGCCTTTGGTGATCTCCTTTTGTTGATATCCCTTCCGAAGACTAGATTCTTCCCCTGTCTCGAGAGGCGATGGCTGAAGGAGCTCACGGCCTTCGAAAGCCTTAGCTTCTGAAGGGAATCTGGAGTCCAAGAGCTTCGGAAAAGCTCTTGACAGCATCCCCTTAGTATTATCTATGGGCTGAGATATTTCCCTCAATAGTACCCCTCATCTGCTCACCCCGAGGTGTGGAGGGGCGAGCAGATGTAGAAAGAACTATCTTTAGCCTAGCCTCATAGCCAGGATATTCTAATATAACTTCTAATCGTTGAAGATCCTCTCGGTGATGATTGTAAGCGATGGTGACGAAGCCAAATGGAGAGGGCGTAACCCGGAGAAAACTATGTGATCCAAAGTACAATGACGAGAGTTGGAGATGTGGTAGACATTGGAGCCAAAGGCTGTCGAGGTTCGAACAGAGGCGATGCGCTCCAGAGCCCTTGCTAAGGCCAAAGGCATAGAGGTGTTGGAGCCACATGCCGTTGAGGTTTGAGCAGAGGCAATGCGCTTTGGAGGCCATGCCGAGGACGGAGGTGTTGGAGTTGAAGGCTATCGAGGTTTGAGAGGAGGCAATGAGCTCTAGAGCTCGTGCTGAGGTCAGAGGCATAAAGGTGTTAGAGTCGAAGGTGTCGAAGTTTGAACGAAAATGTGCTCTCGAGCCCATGCTGAGGCCGAAAGCGTAGAGGTGTTGGAGCTGAAGGCCATCGAGGTTCGAGCGGAGGCAATGTGCTCCGAAGCCCATGCTGAGATCGGAAGCGTAGAGGTGTTGGAGTCAAAGGCCATCGAGGTTCGAACGGAGATAATGCGCTTCGGAGCCCATGCCGATGTTGGAGGCGTAGAGGTGTTGGAGCCAAAGACCGTCGAGGTTCAAACAGACATAATGTGCTCTGAAGCCCATGCTGAGGTTGGGGGCGTCGAGGTGTTGGAGCCAAAGGCCATCGAGGTTTGAATGGAGGCAATGTGCTCTGAAGCCCATGCTGAGGCCGGAGGCATAGAGGCGTTTGAGCCGAAGGCCGTTTGAAGCCCTGCGGTGGTCAGAGCAAGCTCTTCAGCTTCTCTGATGGCGAGCCTTTTGCCATTTGAACCGTCATAATGGAGATCGTGTGCAGAGGCAAGATATTCTCCCCGTTTTTTGGCACAAGTGCTTAATGGCGTGTGGTAATGTTAGTGCGTCTGACGGGGTAATGCACCGGTTCTCCTAGGTCTTGTGCTAGTTGCCTTTGCATGCACCAAAAGGGATTCAACTAATAAATGTGACGGGATGTGTATACAAAAAACTAAGGTGCTGCTGCAGGGAGTTGCTGCGTGTGCATGGAATTGACCGGGATGTGGCCACGGccccttaggataataattgGAAGGCCACGGCACGATACCCGTGGTGGTTATGTTTCCTTCCTTAGGCGTGCGCAAACAATTGGTTTGGCTATAAAGGTTGGGGTCGACCCAGTTGATCCTTCATTGCTGTGTAAGGGAGCAATTCTTCTTCAATTTGATCATGGcgtcctcctcatcatcatttgagatgtcaatgattttGACTGGCTCGACTGGGGTGAGGTCACTGCTAGCACCAGTGCCAGATCCGTATGTAGTGGTGCCTCTGGGGGTGAGCGGTCCCGCTGGCGTATTTGCAAGGTTAGAGTCAGCCAATATCATGCTTCCATCCTTGCAGAGAAAACCACCCCCCTCCACTCCATCTCGATCTCTAATCCGATTGGTCGCTCTAGTTGAGATTATCAATATCATGACAATGAAGAGGATGTCAATTGGGATCTTTTAGAGAAGGAGATCAACGAGGAAGAGAAGGCAGAAGCGAAGAAGAAGGCAGCCcaggtggagaagaagaaggccaaggggAAAGGAGGGAAGGCCGTGGAAGAGTCCtcttcgtcctcgtcctctGACAACGTGGGGCTGGATACTGCATTAGCCTCCGCAGTGGTAGGCCTTAGATGAAGCACATACACCGCTTCATGCGCCGCTGTTAGGGCTTGTACCTTTCTTCCCAGTCAATCCTTTTAGTCCTGAGTAGTCCAGATACTAGGAACTCGGGAAGGCAAAGTATCTTTTGGATgtaaaatttattaatataactaagtcCTTGGGTCCACTttgtgtttcttcttctttgtcccTTTGATCGAAGTGTATGGTGATCCTTCGGATATACAGCCAGACATTTTTGTTTGTATGTACCTAAGCTCCAGTGCATTACCTTCCTTGGCCCCCTCGCATGCAGCGGTTGTTAGCGGTCGGAGAGTACAATTGTATGTATTTTTGTGTTTTAGGGGCGACTAGAGTGATGTCTTACACAGGTTTAAACCTCAATGCAACCAAGGTAGGTGTCATCGATGTACAGAGGGTTTGGATCCCAACGTCTTTGGCGGGGGATAGTGACCTCATCGTTCCTGGCGGAGGAGGTCTAGCCGATAGTGGGGCCATGAGAAGGGCTCTTTGATGGAGGCGAGGTAGTTTTAGAGCCTAGTGGCGGTGGATGGAGGTGAAGCGAACGATTAAGGCTAAGGGAGGCagtttgcgaccccctcagtCCTTGCTGCCACAAGGTTCCAGCATGAcacaaatattcttctataTGATGCCAGCACAAACTTCTCTCCAAATTTATTCCAAATTTTTGACTCAAAGCAATCTATTCGGAGCCCGTTGGCAATTGCTGGAGGTGAaaccgatggctaggccgagggaggcggtcTGCAACcctctcagcccttagccatggcAAGGCTCTGGTGGCAGGGCCATCCGGCGCCCTACAGTGGTTACCAGAGGTGAAACTGATGGCTAGaccgagggaggcagtttgcgaccccctcgacccttagccttAGCGAGGCTCTAAAGCTAGGGCTATCTGGAAACCAACATAAGTTGCCGAAGGTGAAACCGATGGCTAGG contains:
- the LOC133898356 gene encoding transmembrane emp24 domain-containing protein p24delta3-like, with translation MGRGGASAVAAVTLWWLAWGAGAVWLELATTATKCLSEEIQSNAVVIGDYPILFEEHPVRPMVSAKVQTRDGDVLHHADKVTHGQFAFTTAQSGIYLACFWAESVEKGMVINLNLDWRVGIAAKDWDSIANKEKLEVSTVGLELVKLEMAVQAIHGNLDHLRSKEADMRDVSECTHVKITWLSLMSFAVCITVSVLQLCHLKRFFRRKKLI